From Anopheles coluzzii chromosome 3, AcolN3, whole genome shotgun sequence, the proteins below share one genomic window:
- the LOC120958336 gene encoding protein farnesyltransferase/geranylgeranyltransferase type-1 subunit alpha, translating into MADGNSSDEDFSDDWALYSRRPEWSDITPLPQDDGENPVVMIQYSERFNDVFGYLRAIISRQEKSQRALELTKDAAKLNAANYTVWQYRRDILKALNADLYEELSYIGRVIADNPKNYQVWHHRRVIVEWLDDPSSELALTESILDMDAKNYHAWQHRQWVIKNYNLFDDELHYVDRLISEDMRNNSAWNERFFVLKHGGFTPEVLEREVNYVITRVGLIKNNESPWNFLRGLLQQGTGKLAQFPVVVEFCEALYNDGIRSPYLLAFLVDLYAEQYFDVIESGGNEAVAEEYHQKVQDLCESMANQHDKIRCKYWRYIAENFRRKASERVAAGGGRNGV; encoded by the exons ATGGCAGACGGTAACAGTTCCGACGAGGATTTCTCCGACGATTGGGCGCTGTACTCGCGCCGGCCGGAGTGGTCCGACATTACACCACTTCCCCAGGACGACGGGGAGAATCCGGTCGTGATGATCCAGTACAGTGAGCGCT TTAACGATGTGTTTGGCTATCTGCGTGCGATCATATCGAGGCAGGAAAAGTCCCAGCGCGCCCTCGAGCTGACGAAGGACGCGGCCAAGCTGAATGCCGCCAACTACACCGTGTGGCAGTACCGGCGGGACATTCTGAAAGCGCTCAACGCCGACCTGTACGAGGAGCTGTCCTACATCGGGCGGGTCATTGCGGACAATCCGAAAAACTACCAGGTGTGGCATCATCGGCGCGTCATCGTCGAATGGTTGGACGACCCATCGAGCGAGCTGGCACTGACGGAGAGCATTCTCGACATGGATGCGAAGAACTATCACGCCTGGCAGCACCGGCAGTGGGTCATAAAGAACTACAA CCTATTTGACGATGAGCTGCATTACGTGGACCGGTTAATATCGGAGGATATGCGCAACAATTCCGCTTGGAACGAGCGGTTCTTCGTGCTGAAGCATGGCGGCTTCACGCCGGAGGTGCTCGAGCGCGAGGTCAACTACGTCATTACGCGCGTGGGCCTGATCAAAAACAATGAAAGCCCGTGGAACTTTTTGCGCGGTCTGCTGCAGCAGGGCACCGGCAAGCTGGCCCAGTTCCCGGTGGTGGTCGAGTTCTGCGAGGCACTGTACAACGACGGCATCCGGTCGCCGTACCTGCTGGCCTTTCTGGTGGACCTGTACGCCGAGCAATACTTCGATGTGATCGAGTCGGGCGGCAATGAAGCGGTGGCCGAGGAGTACCACCAGAAGGTGCAGGATCTGTGCGAGTCGATGGCGAACCAGCACGACAAGATACGCTGCAAGTACTGGCGCTACATTGCGGAAAACTTTCGGCGGAAAGCGTCCGAACGGGTGGCGGCCGGCGGCGGACGAAATGGCGTGTGA